A single Micromonospora sp. CCTCC AA 2012012 DNA region contains:
- the ssd gene encoding septum site-determining protein Ssd, with the protein MPPRTPLPAHRRLPLLVTADGDLLDELLRLAAAGGTEVELAADPAAARARWLPAPLVLVGGDQAQACLRARLPRRSRTVLVGRTGQLDPATDVAELIGAEHVATLPAAEPWLVDRFAECAPDRPGDGTARIVAVLGGRGGAGASVLAGGLAVTAARARLRTLLVDADPLGGGLDLVLGWEQLEGLRWPALTATDGRMDPPSLVRALPSRGDLVVLSWDRGDLRHLPAEAMVATVDAARRGRDVVVVDLPRQLDDAAVVALQAADRTLVVVPAELRATAAAARVVAAVAPHCADLAVIVRGPAPGRLKATEVARALGLPLAGTLRPEPGLCRGLERGEAPAAAGRGPLAVLCQRLVGELTGRPETGAA; encoded by the coding sequence ATGCCGCCCCGTACGCCGCTGCCCGCGCACCGACGCCTTCCCCTCCTCGTCACCGCCGACGGCGACCTCCTCGACGAACTGCTCCGCCTCGCCGCCGCCGGTGGCACCGAGGTCGAACTCGCCGCCGACCCCGCCGCCGCCCGGGCCCGCTGGCTGCCCGCGCCCCTCGTGCTCGTCGGCGGCGACCAGGCACAGGCGTGCCTGCGGGCCCGGCTGCCACGGCGGTCCCGGACGGTGCTGGTGGGGCGGACCGGCCAGCTCGACCCGGCCACGGACGTCGCCGAGCTGATCGGCGCGGAACACGTCGCCACCCTGCCCGCCGCCGAACCGTGGCTGGTCGACCGGTTCGCCGAATGCGCCCCCGACCGGCCGGGCGACGGCACCGCCCGGATCGTCGCCGTGCTCGGCGGTCGGGGCGGCGCGGGTGCCAGCGTGCTCGCCGGTGGGCTGGCCGTCACCGCCGCCCGGGCGCGGCTGCGCACCCTGCTGGTCGACGCCGACCCGCTCGGCGGCGGCCTGGACCTGGTGCTCGGCTGGGAGCAGCTCGAAGGGCTGCGGTGGCCGGCGCTCACCGCCACCGACGGACGGATGGACCCGCCCTCGCTGGTGCGTGCGCTGCCCAGTCGAGGTGACCTGGTGGTGCTCTCCTGGGACCGGGGCGACCTGCGGCACCTGCCCGCCGAGGCGATGGTCGCCACCGTCGACGCCGCCCGGCGGGGCCGGGACGTCGTGGTCGTCGACCTGCCCAGACAGCTCGACGACGCGGCGGTCGTCGCCCTTCAGGCGGCCGACCGGACCCTCGTGGTCGTACCGGCCGAGCTGCGGGCCACCGCCGCCGCGGCCCGGGTGGTCGCCGCCGTCGCCCCGCACTGCGCCGACCTGGCGGTGATCGTGCGCGGCCCCGCACCCGGCCGGCTGAAGGCAACGGAGGTGGCCCGGGCGCTCGGGCTGCCGCTGGCCGGCACCCTGCGCCCCGAGCCGGGACTCTGCCGAGGGCTGGAACGGGGCGAGGCGCCCGCCGCCGCCGGGCGGGGCCCGCTCGCCGTCCTGTGCCAGCGGCTCGTCGGCGAGCTGACCGGCCGACCCGAGACGGGGGCGGCGTGA
- a CDS encoding SigE family RNA polymerase sigma factor gives MSEPEGFREYVVARQAALLRTARLLTGDWQQAEDLVQTALMKVWPHWRRLTAEGEDPDGYVRRVVMTSYLTWRRRRWWGERCLPVPDVSDAGDAVAGVDLRDSLARVLRGLPPAQRAVVVLRFYEDLSVEQTAALLGCSEGTVKSQTVKALHKLKGVVAMGELR, from the coding sequence GTGTCGGAGCCGGAGGGATTCCGGGAGTACGTGGTCGCTCGCCAGGCTGCGCTGCTGCGTACCGCGCGGCTGCTCACCGGGGACTGGCAGCAGGCGGAGGACCTCGTGCAGACCGCCCTGATGAAGGTGTGGCCGCACTGGAGGCGGCTGACAGCCGAGGGTGAGGATCCCGACGGGTACGTGCGGCGGGTCGTGATGACCAGCTATCTGACGTGGCGGCGGCGGCGCTGGTGGGGCGAGCGGTGTCTCCCGGTGCCGGATGTCTCGGACGCCGGTGACGCGGTGGCCGGCGTGGATCTGCGTGATTCGCTCGCCCGGGTGCTGCGAGGGCTGCCACCCGCCCAGCGGGCGGTGGTGGTGCTGCGGTTCTACGAGGACCTGTCGGTGGAGCAGACCGCCGCGCTGCTCGGCTGCTCCGAAGGCACCGTGAAGAGCCAGACCGTCAAGGCTCTGCACAAGCTCAAAGGCGTGGTGGCGATGGGAGAGCTTCGATGA
- a CDS encoding VHL beta domain-containing protein, with protein MRDLSPATLTSLAVGLLVLLVVGAWSIFHTPPRPELPPPRAGEAIKAEPPRSVDPELLPTISYSPAPVSLSTRASMPPRPTHRPTRPPTRKPSPTPSPSSPRPPAPRSDELTPLPPSQEPYLRSAGGGPETFIDFANARAEAVIVYWLDYDGHRQQYAVLQPGQSYRQQTYVGHPWVVTNGQGFGLVCFQPVDRTMRAVIR; from the coding sequence TTGCGGGATCTGTCCCCGGCGACGCTGACCTCGCTGGCCGTCGGCCTGCTCGTGCTGCTGGTGGTCGGGGCGTGGAGCATCTTCCACACGCCCCCGCGACCCGAGCTGCCGCCGCCCCGCGCCGGGGAGGCGATCAAGGCGGAACCGCCGCGATCGGTCGACCCGGAGCTGCTGCCGACCATCAGCTACTCCCCGGCACCGGTCTCCCTCTCCACCCGCGCGTCGATGCCGCCCCGTCCGACGCACCGGCCGACGCGTCCGCCCACCAGGAAGCCCAGCCCGACGCCGTCGCCCAGTTCACCGAGGCCGCCGGCGCCCCGGTCGGACGAGCTGACCCCCCTGCCGCCCTCGCAGGAGCCGTACCTGCGGTCCGCCGGGGGCGGTCCGGAGACCTTCATCGACTTTGCCAACGCCCGCGCGGAGGCGGTGATCGTCTACTGGCTCGACTACGACGGCCACCGGCAGCAGTACGCGGTGCTCCAGCCCGGCCAGTCCTACCGGCAGCAGACCTACGTCGGTCATCCGTGGGTGGTGACGAACGGGCAGGGTTTCGGGCTGGTCTGCTTCCAGCCGGTGGACAGGACGATGCGGGCGGTGATCCGCTGA